From a single Raphanus sativus cultivar WK10039 chromosome 3, ASM80110v3, whole genome shotgun sequence genomic region:
- the LOC108844844 gene encoding protein PHLOEM PROTEIN 2-LIKE A8-like, protein MEASSRLLPRTKHLVFVNFRGEELRFGFVSHLVEALQRHGINVFIDMFERKGEDLTNLFVRIEESTIALVIFSRRYTESIWCLDELVKIKERADQGLLKVIPIFFKVEPVTVKQLRGAFGDQFRDREWEYRCDKQRTERWKEALASVSCKIGLTFDKKSNESTFVTIIVKEVESMLQQHGNSVVIPFSGGGQFMNFLESGQGQGQVDLSTNSDLLHEKGRIVDEEDRPLGLFTALVKLFSPFLDICKH, encoded by the exons ATGGAAGCCAGTAGCCGCCTACTTCCGCGGACGAAGCATCTGGTGTTTGTCAATTTCCGTGGAGAGGAGCTGCGTTTCGGTTTCGTAAGCCATCTCGTGGAAGCTCTCCAGAGACATGGGATCAACGTTTTCATAGACATGTTCGAGAGGAAAGGTGAAGACCTAACCAATCTCTTCGTGAGGATCGAAGAGTCGACCATCGCTTTGGTGATATTCTCCCGGAGGTACACGGAATCAATATGGTGCTTAGACGAGCTCGTGAAGATCAAGGAACGTGCAGATCAAGGACTACTCAAG GTCATTCCCATATTTTTCAAAGTGGAACCAGTTACCGTGAAACAACTAAGGGGAGCATTCGGCGATCAGTTCAGGGATCGAGAGTGGGAATATCGGTGTGATAAACAGAGAACCGAGAGATGGAAGGAAGCATTGGCATCTGTTTCTTGCAAAATTGGTTTGACCTTTGACAAGAAAAG tAACGAGAGTACATTTGTCACGATAATCGTTAAGGAGGTCGAGAGTATGCTACAACAACATGGAAATTCTGTGGTCATTCCATTTTCAGGAGGAGGCCAGTTTATGAACTTTCTAGAATCGGGTCAGGGTCAAGGTCAAGTGGATCTCTCAACAAATAGTGACCTTTTGCACGAGAAGGGTAGGATCGTGGATGAAGAAGATAGGCCATTGGGCCTGTTTACTGCATTAGTTAAGTTGTTTAGCCCATTTTTAGATATATGTAAACACTAA
- the LOC130509794 gene encoding secreted RxLR effector protein 161-like, translated as MSGRFEMSDLGKLTYYLGIEVRQRDEGITLRQERYTKKILEETRMQDCNPVHVLMDPSLKMSKASDEERVDEKEYKRNIGCLRYLLHTRPDISYSVGVLSRYMAEPRTSHAAAMKQVLRYLQGTPSYGLMFKRGANAKLTGYSDASHNVDEDDGRSTTGHVFYFFDSPITWCSQKQETVALSSCEAEFMAGTEAAKQAIWLQDLFSEIVGKQGERVVIYIDNKSAIALSRNPGVSWTE; from the coding sequence ATGTCTGGGCGCTTTGAGATGAGTGATTTGGGTAAGCTGACGTATTATTTGGGGATTGAAGTACGTCAGCGTGATGAAGGGATTACTCTGAGACAAGAGCGATACACAAAGAAGATATTAGAAGAAACTAGGATGCAAGACTGCAACCCGGTTCATGTGCTGATGGATCCAAGTCTCAAGATGTCAAAGGCTAGTGATGAGGAAAGAGTTGATGAAAAGGAGTACAAAAGAAACATAGGGTGTCTCAGATACCTACTTCACACCAGACCAGATATCTCATACTCAGTCGGTGTGTTAAGTAGGTACATGGCTGAGCCAAGGACCTCACATGCGGCTGCTATGAAGCAAGTTCTTCGTTACTTGCAGGGTACACCATCTTATGGACTAATGTTTAAGAGAGGAGCGAATGCGAAGCTGACTGGTTACAGTGATGCAAGTCACAATGTAGATGAGGACGACGGAAGAAGCACCACTGGACACGTCTTCTACTTCTTTGACTCACCCATCACTTGGTGTTCACAGAAGCAGGAAACGGTTGCTCTATCATCTTGCGAGGCAGAGTTCATGGCAGGAACAGAGGCAGCAAAGCAAGCTATCTGGCTTCAGGATCTCTTTAGTGAGATAGTTGGTAAACAAGGTGAAAGAGTGGTGATTTACATTGATAACAAGTCGGCTATAGCTCTCAGCAGGAATCCAGGTGTTTCATGGACGGAGTAA